One region of Carya illinoinensis cultivar Pawnee chromosome 8, C.illinoinensisPawnee_v1, whole genome shotgun sequence genomic DNA includes:
- the LOC122318820 gene encoding small nuclear ribonucleoprotein E-like, which translates to MASTKVQRIMTQPINLIFRFLQSKARIQIWLFEQRDLRIEGRIIGFDEYMNLVLDDAEEVNVKKKSRKSLGRILLKGDNITLMMNTGK; encoded by the exons ATGGCAAGCACCAAAGTTCAGAGGATCATGACCCAACCCATT AACCTGATTTTCAGGTTTCTTCAGAGT AAAGCTCGTATTCAAATATGGCTTTTTGAGCAGCGGGACCTGAGGATTGAGGGCAGAATTATT GGTTTTGATGAGTACATGAATTTGGTTCTGGATGATGCTGAGGAAGTCAATGTCAAGAAGAAGAGTAGAAAATCTCTAG GGCGCATTCTTCTTAAGGGAGACAACATAACTCTGATGATGAACAC GGGAAAATGA